From a region of the Pseudoxanthomonas sp. X-1 genome:
- a CDS encoding MerC domain-containing protein has translation MSSPFRSWLDRIGATGSLVCAVHCAVLPLLIALLPALGLSAWLGEGFERIFVVFASLLGVFSLAAGYRRHRVLRALGLLLVGLAVLWIAVLYPPLHHSLVPHAVAMTFGGTLVGVAHLVNLRLNHGHVHDARCAH, from the coding sequence ATGAGCTCTCCCTTCCGTTCCTGGCTGGACCGCATCGGCGCCACCGGCTCCCTGGTCTGCGCCGTGCATTGCGCGGTGCTGCCGCTGTTGATCGCGCTGCTGCCGGCGCTGGGGCTGTCGGCCTGGCTGGGCGAGGGCTTCGAGCGGATCTTCGTGGTGTTCGCCTCGCTGCTGGGCGTCTTCAGCCTGGCCGCGGGCTATCGCCGGCACCGGGTGCTGCGCGCGCTGGGCCTGTTGCTGGTGGGACTGGCGGTGCTGTGGATCGCGGTGCTGTACCCGCCGCTGCATCACAGCCTGGTGCCGCATGCGGTGGCCATGACCTTCGGCGGCACGCTGGTGGGCGTGGCGCACCTGGTGAACCTGCGCCTGAACCACGGCCACGTCCACGACGCGCGCTGCGCGCACTGA
- a CDS encoding TonB-dependent receptor, whose protein sequence is MTRSSFRSAGVAALSRAPLATALGLALIGFGAHAQEATTAPSSDSRHGRAEHLHAKDLDAIKVTADPFRSAADDLSQPVNVLAGEKLDEARAASLGETLQGIPGVQSSNFGPGVGRPIMRGLDGPRVAVMSDGMITQDVSTVSQDHSPAIEPFLADQIEVLKGPSTLLYGNGAIGGAVNVVDGRIAETPVQGVSGRAETRVDFGDKDGQTSMARIDAGNGGLSIHADGVYRNAKDYDTPKGPQANTFQDTKTGSFGASLSGDWGFLGASVSRFNDSYGNPGEPGDLAQGERGVHLELHQDRFDVKGGLNDPWGAGSGLRYSFSHTRYDHTEFEGEEVGTSFFKRANEGRVEATFSADSGWQSAIGLQGTDSTFRAVGEESFVPKTDTKSVGLFAVTKNAWGRFSTELGARIDRVKYETDTGLSPDFKPTSFSASFGFGLAEGWRLTANLDHSERAPVEEELFADGPHIATLAYEIGDATLDKEKANQAELGLQYSNDWMEAKLSAYYNRYDNFIYVADTGGQWYHEEDDDYLPIRQWTQADATFHGFEGEADFHLAKSDTAGDWDLHVFGDTVRARLNDGGNVPRIPPGRFGAQLRWQATNWRASLGATRYMKQDKLGANETETAGYTMVDAHLAYHIDTGSTAWEVFLDGNNLLDRDARVHTSFLKDDVMLPGRNGTFGVRVFF, encoded by the coding sequence ATGACGCGATCTTCCTTCCGCAGCGCCGGTGTGGCCGCGCTGTCACGCGCCCCCCTCGCCACCGCCCTCGGCCTGGCCCTGATCGGCTTCGGCGCCCACGCCCAGGAGGCGACCACCGCCCCGTCCAGCGACAGCCGCCACGGCCGCGCCGAGCACCTGCATGCCAAGGACCTGGACGCGATCAAGGTGACCGCCGACCCGTTCCGCAGCGCTGCCGACGACCTGAGCCAGCCGGTCAACGTGCTGGCCGGCGAGAAACTCGACGAGGCGCGCGCCGCCAGCCTGGGCGAGACCCTGCAGGGCATCCCGGGCGTGCAGTCGTCCAACTTCGGTCCCGGCGTGGGCCGGCCGATCATGCGCGGCCTGGACGGCCCGCGCGTGGCGGTGATGTCCGACGGCATGATCACCCAGGACGTGTCCACGGTGAGCCAGGACCATTCCCCGGCGATCGAGCCGTTCCTGGCCGACCAGATCGAGGTGCTCAAGGGCCCGTCCACCCTGCTCTACGGCAATGGCGCCATCGGCGGCGCGGTCAACGTGGTCGACGGCCGCATCGCCGAGACGCCGGTGCAGGGCGTCAGCGGCCGCGCGGAAACGCGCGTGGACTTCGGCGACAAGGACGGGCAGACCAGCATGGCGCGCATCGACGCCGGCAACGGCGGCCTGTCGATCCACGCCGACGGCGTGTACCGCAACGCCAAGGACTACGACACGCCCAAGGGGCCGCAGGCCAACACCTTCCAGGACACCAAGACCGGCTCGTTCGGCGCGTCGTTGTCGGGTGACTGGGGCTTCCTCGGCGCCTCGGTCTCGCGCTTCAACGACAGCTACGGCAACCCCGGCGAGCCGGGCGACCTGGCGCAGGGCGAGCGCGGCGTGCACCTGGAGCTGCACCAGGACCGCTTCGACGTGAAGGGCGGCCTCAACGATCCCTGGGGCGCCGGAAGCGGCCTGCGCTACAGCTTCTCGCACACGCGCTACGACCACACCGAGTTCGAGGGCGAGGAAGTCGGCACCAGTTTCTTCAAGCGCGCCAACGAGGGCCGCGTGGAAGCGACCTTCAGCGCCGACAGCGGCTGGCAGAGCGCGATCGGCCTGCAGGGCACCGACAGCACCTTCCGCGCCGTGGGCGAGGAATCCTTCGTGCCCAAGACCGACACCAAGTCGGTCGGCCTGTTCGCGGTGACCAAGAACGCCTGGGGCCGCTTCTCCACCGAGCTGGGCGCGCGCATCGACCGGGTCAAGTACGAGACCGACACCGGCCTGTCGCCCGACTTCAAGCCGACCAGCTTCTCGGCCAGCTTCGGCTTCGGCCTGGCCGAAGGCTGGCGCCTGACCGCCAACCTGGACCACTCCGAGCGCGCGCCGGTGGAAGAGGAGCTGTTCGCCGATGGCCCGCACATCGCCACGCTGGCCTACGAGATCGGCGATGCGACCCTGGACAAGGAAAAGGCCAACCAGGCCGAGCTGGGCCTGCAGTACAGCAACGACTGGATGGAGGCCAAGCTCTCGGCCTACTACAACCGCTACGACAACTTCATCTACGTGGCCGATACCGGCGGCCAGTGGTACCACGAGGAGGACGACGACTACCTGCCGATCCGCCAGTGGACCCAGGCCGATGCGACCTTCCACGGCTTCGAGGGCGAGGCCGACTTCCACCTGGCCAAGTCCGACACTGCCGGCGACTGGGATCTGCACGTGTTCGGCGACACCGTGCGCGCGCGCCTCAACGATGGCGGCAACGTGCCGCGCATCCCGCCGGGCCGCTTCGGTGCGCAGCTGCGCTGGCAGGCCACCAACTGGCGCGCCTCGCTGGGCGCCACGCGCTACATGAAGCAGGACAAGCTGGGCGCCAACGAGACCGAGACCGCCGGCTACACGATGGTCGATGCCCACCTGGCCTATCACATCGACACCGGCTCGACCGCCTGGGAAGTGTTCCTGGACGGCAACAACCTGCTCGACCGCGATGCGCGCGTGCACACCTCCTTCCTCAAGGACGACGTGATGCTGCCCGGTCGCAACGGCACCTTCGGCGTGCGCGTGTTCTTCTGA
- a CDS encoding DUF4349 domain-containing protein yields MRGWRIALLAMVATMMGCAQQQAGAPPPVVGEQGGSGAMLAYEHTLSIELEQEQVPTRIAALRKACTASAFGACNVLSIVQSRHGGALTLRIVPGGVERMTALAGQGGRIASRRTQAEDIGKAVQETQRDRAQLEDYARRLDALAARKDLAVADLIALSREQAGLAEKRRMLEATAATQQMRLDTNLVAFDFADPRHDGRGALGDLGEDMVAGLKEGIGAALPGLAYCLPFLILAFPLALLWWALWRRMTRRGQRKP; encoded by the coding sequence ATGCGGGGATGGCGGATCGCGCTGCTGGCGATGGTCGCGACGATGATGGGCTGCGCGCAGCAGCAGGCGGGTGCGCCGCCCCCTGTCGTCGGAGAGCAGGGCGGGTCCGGCGCGATGCTGGCCTACGAGCACACGCTCTCGATCGAGCTGGAGCAAGAGCAGGTGCCAACGCGGATCGCCGCGCTGCGCAAGGCCTGTACCGCGTCGGCGTTCGGGGCCTGCAATGTGCTGTCCATCGTGCAGTCCCGACATGGCGGCGCGCTGACGCTGCGCATCGTTCCGGGCGGCGTCGAACGCATGACCGCCCTGGCCGGGCAGGGCGGCAGGATCGCGTCGCGCCGCACCCAGGCCGAGGACATCGGCAAGGCCGTCCAGGAAACCCAGCGCGACCGCGCCCAGCTCGAGGACTACGCCCGGCGACTGGACGCGCTGGCGGCGCGCAAGGATCTCGCGGTCGCCGACCTGATCGCGCTGAGTCGGGAGCAGGCGGGCCTTGCCGAGAAGCGCCGCATGCTCGAGGCGACGGCGGCGACCCAGCAAATGCGGCTGGACACCAACCTGGTCGCGTTCGACTTCGCCGATCCGCGGCACGACGGCCGCGGTGCGCTTGGCGACCTGGGGGAGGACATGGTCGCTGGCCTGAAGGAGGGGATCGGTGCGGCCCTGCCGGGTCTGGCCTATTGCCTGCCCTTCCTGATCCTGGCGTTTCCGCTGGCCCTGCTCTGGTGGGCGCTGTGGCGCCGCATGACGCGCCGCGGGCAGCGCAAGCCCTGA
- a CDS encoding MarR family transcriptional regulator has product MSLSPDAACTCFRLRRAARQASQLYDRALAAIGLSLNEYSILRRAQKGTRTLGELAEVCGMDRSTLTRNLKPLLAAGLLREARGDDARQRLIQLTPKGARAIAQAIPRWQQAQAQMTALFGAGPMQRLNADLDALHAALRPLREAA; this is encoded by the coding sequence ATGTCCCTGTCCCCGGACGCCGCCTGTACCTGCTTCCGGCTGCGCCGCGCCGCGCGGCAGGCCTCGCAGCTCTACGACCGCGCCCTGGCGGCGATCGGCCTGAGTCTCAACGAATACTCCATCCTGCGCCGCGCGCAGAAAGGCACGCGCACGCTGGGCGAACTGGCCGAGGTCTGCGGCATGGACCGCAGCACCCTCACCCGCAACCTCAAGCCGCTGCTCGCCGCGGGCCTGCTGCGCGAAGCGCGCGGCGACGATGCGCGCCAGCGCCTGATCCAGCTCACCCCCAAGGGGGCGCGCGCCATCGCCCAGGCGATCCCGCGATGGCAACAGGCCCAGGCGCAGATGACCGCGCTGTTCGGCGCCGGCCCCATGCAGCGCCTCAACGCCGACCTGGATGCCCTGCATGCCGCGCTGCGCCCGCTGCGGGAGGCCGCATGA
- a CDS encoding MFS transporter: protein MNAAAPRTPWLLLAIASAMLLLTMGVRQTTGLFVKPIAASTGIGIASISFALAIGQLVWGAVQPVFGAIADRHGPARVLVFGGLLMAAGCALTPFMTSQGGLILSLGLMAAAGAGAGSFSILIGATAQHIPAAKRSFASGVINAGGSLGQFLFAPLVTLGISVAGWSAAMFGLALASLLTLPLIAPLLRPRRDDPAAAIAQAAEAAHLTLREQLRLALQDRSYWLLHLGFFTCGVHIAFLVTHLPGEVALCGLSPGVAGTSIALIGLFNVAGSLTAGALGQRIPMKYVLAAMYGSRALLIALYLLSPPTPMTFYIFAAALGFTWLATVPPTAGIIGKRFGPRYLGTLFGLTLLSHQIGGFFGAWLGGVALERSGSYLWMWYADMALAIVAAVANLPIRERALEARPAAA, encoded by the coding sequence ATGAACGCCGCCGCCCCGCGCACGCCCTGGCTGCTGCTGGCCATCGCCTCGGCGATGCTGCTGCTGACCATGGGCGTGCGCCAGACCACCGGCCTGTTCGTCAAACCCATCGCCGCCAGCACCGGCATCGGCATCGCCTCGATCAGCTTCGCACTGGCGATCGGGCAGCTGGTGTGGGGCGCCGTACAACCGGTGTTCGGCGCGATCGCCGACCGCCATGGCCCGGCGCGGGTGCTGGTGTTCGGCGGCCTGCTGATGGCCGCCGGCTGCGCGCTGACGCCGTTCATGACCAGCCAGGGAGGCCTGATCCTCAGCCTGGGACTCATGGCCGCGGCCGGCGCGGGGGCCGGCAGCTTCTCGATCCTGATCGGCGCCACCGCCCAGCACATCCCGGCGGCCAAGCGCTCGTTCGCGTCCGGCGTCATCAATGCGGGCGGGTCGCTGGGGCAGTTCCTCTTCGCGCCGCTGGTGACGCTGGGCATCAGCGTGGCCGGCTGGTCGGCCGCGATGTTCGGCCTGGCCCTGGCCTCGCTGCTGACGCTGCCCCTGATCGCGCCGCTGCTGAGGCCGCGCCGCGACGACCCGGCCGCCGCCATCGCGCAGGCCGCCGAGGCCGCGCATCTGACCCTGCGCGAACAGCTGCGGCTGGCCCTGCAGGACCGCAGCTACTGGCTGCTGCATCTGGGCTTCTTCACCTGCGGCGTGCACATCGCCTTCCTGGTCACGCACCTGCCGGGCGAAGTGGCGCTGTGCGGCCTCTCGCCGGGCGTGGCCGGCACCTCGATCGCGCTGATCGGCCTGTTCAACGTCGCCGGCAGCCTGACCGCCGGCGCACTCGGCCAGCGCATACCGATGAAATACGTGCTGGCCGCGATGTACGGCAGCCGCGCCCTGCTGATCGCGCTGTATCTCCTCTCCCCGCCCACGCCGATGACCTTCTACATTTTCGCCGCGGCGCTGGGCTTCACCTGGCTGGCGACCGTGCCGCCCACGGCGGGCATCATCGGCAAGCGCTTCGGGCCGCGCTACCTGGGCACGCTGTTCGGCCTGACGCTGCTGTCGCACCAGATCGGCGGCTTCTTCGGCGCCTGGCTTGGAGGGGTGGCGCTGGAGCGCTCGGGGAGCTATCTGTGGATGTGGTACGCGGACATGGCGCTGGCGATCGTGGCGGCCGTGGCGAACCTGCCGATCCGGGAGCGGGCGTTGGAGGCGCGACCCGCAGCAGCCTGA